A window of Thermoleophilia bacterium genomic DNA:
GTTATCCTCCTGGCTTCCACCTTTGGGCTCCCTGTCTCGACCACCCACGTGGTTACTTCGGCGGTCACCGGAACTGGTCTCGCGAGTCACTTGGGCAGCGTGAGTTGGAAGGTATTTAGATCTATTGCTTTAGCCTGGGTGGTGACTTTGCCCTTTTGCGCTATTATGGCGGCAATTCTTTATTATCTTCTGAATCTGGTCTTTTAGGGAGTTTCCATGGCAAAGTCCCGATTTGACAGGATCAGGCGTACCTTCGGGGGCGAGACAACGCTTGAGGGGGCGATAGAGGCAATGGGGAAGGAGCGCGAGGAGCAGATCCTCGAACGGGTGGCTCGGTTTGCCGATCAGGTTGTAGTGATCGTTGAGAAACTCAGGGACGTGGTCGAGAAGTTTGCAGCCGACCGGTACGAGGAACTTGCGCAAGCTGCGCAGGAGCTGGACCGCCTTGAGAGCGAGGCCGATGATAGCAAAGAGGCTCTCCTGGATGAGCTTGCTACCGGCAGCGTGTTTCCGATTCACAGGGCCGATTTGGCTCGGTTGGTGGGGTCGATGGACAACATAGCCAACTTAGCTGCCGGGGCCGCGGATCGTATCTCGATGCGGCGGTTCTCTCTGCCCGCGCAACTCAACCAGCAGCTGGTGGCTATGGCCGAAACCGATCTCGAAGCGGTGCGGGTTCTCAGAGACTCGGTCTTGGCGATGGGCAAGGACTTGCGAGAGGCGATAGCGCTTGCTCGCAGGGTGGATAAGATCGAGAGTCGGGCCGATGACATCTTTGCCCAGATGTATCGGGAGATGTTCGACATGGATACCGACTACAAGACTTTCCACCAGCTCAAAGCCATCATCGAGAGGCTGGAAAGCATCGCAGACCGTTGCTGCCAGAACGCGGAACTCCTCAGGCACATGGCGCTTGAGTACCTCGAAGAACAATAAGCACTGATCTTAAGAGGGCCCGGGTGTGCTGCGGATAGGGCTGGCCCAGCTCAATTCTCGCCAAAACAAAGCGGCCAACCTTGAGGCTGCAGGCAAGGCTATTGACCGGCTGGCTTCTCTCGGCGCAGACCTCATTCTGCTGCCGGAAATGTTCAACTTCCACGGCTTGGATCAGGCTAACGCTGAGGCGGCTGAGCCTATTCCAGGGCCGAGTACCCTCTGGGCGGCCGAGAAAGCTCGCGAGCACGGAGTATTTCTGCACTGCGGAAGTCTGGCCGAACTGCGGGGAGAGAAGGTTTACAACACCAGTGTTGTGTATGATCGCTCCGGCAGAGAGGTTGCCCGCTACAGCAAGCTTCATCTTTGGGATGCGCGCACGCCTGACGGCCTAGAATACAGGGAGTCGGAGTGGTTCAGTGCCGGTGAGCAGCTCACGGTCTTCCCCTGCGAGGGAATCGTCGCCGGGCTTGCCATATGTTATGACCTGCGTTTTCCCGAGTTGTTTCGTGCTCTTGCAGACATGGGCGCCCAGCTCTTCCTGATCCCTGCCGCTTTTACTGTGCCTACGGGAATAAGTCATTGGGAACCTCTTCTGCGAGCCCGAGCCATCGAGAACGGCTGTTATGTGGCGGCATGCGGACAATGGGGACCTTATGCCCGGGGGCGCCAGAACTATGGCCACAGCATGGTGGTTGATCCGTGGGGCATGGTTATCGCTCAATGTAGCGAGGGAGCGGGCGTGGTCACCGCCGATATTGACGTGGACTACGTGCGCGAGGTCCGCGAACGGATGCCCGTTCTTAGACATAGGCGCTTGGATCTGTTCAAATGATCATGGCCGAGGACATCCCGGAGGTTCTGTCCACGTCGGCTGTGCTGCGGCTGACCGGCTTGACCCGCAGCGCATTGTACTTTTACATCCGTCAGGGTCTGCTTCCTGAGCCGCAAAGAACGGAAAGTGGCCGGCTGCTGTTCAGCAGGGACCAGGTCGAGATCCTGAAACAAGTGGTCGAACTGCGGAAACAGGGGCTCTCTGTTGCGGAGGTTCGCCTTCGCCTAGAAGGGCATTTGCTCAAGAGTCGTGCCGGCAATGCTGACTTGGCTGCGCGGGAGCGCGAACGCTTGCGGGCTGCCATCATTGATGCTGCCACAGAAGAGTTCATGGCCAAGGGGTACAAGCGGACGCACGTTTCGGCAATCATGCAGAAAGTCGGGGTTACTCCGCAAGTTTTTTATGCGTTCTTTCCCAGCAAACTACAACTTCTTGCCGAGTGTTTTCGGTCGTTTATCGAGAAAGGTAGCGTCTTAATTGAGCCTCAGATGGTCCAGTATCAGGATCCGGTCGAGAGAGCGGTGCGGCGCCTGGCCACAGATCGCCGTGGAGACGAACTGGGCTCCATGTTGGCCGCGGCAGTGCGCTCGGAGGGAAAGCTTGACCCGGTAGATGAGGGTCCCGTTGCCGAAGCGATGCAGAGTGTCATGAAGCGTTTTGCCTCCGAGCTGGCCAAAGAGCGTCCGCCTGGAGCGCCCGAGACACCGGTTCCGGACGAACTTGTGGTGTATGGCCTAGTAGGAGCTCTCAGTTTTCAGAGCATGAGGGTTTCATGGGGCGGGGAATACACTTTTGCTGATTTTCTGCGAGCCAACTTGTTCATATATCTCAGTGTGCTTGCTGCAATACGGGGAGAAATTGACATCTACGCGCGGCTAGCTCGGTACGAGGAGCTAATTCAACAGGTGAGTGCAAAGGCTTCTACCAACTCCTCAGTTGAAACTCCTGGGCGGACACGGTCCGAGGAATAACTAGCTCCCGAAAAACCCGTCTCATACCGCTTTCTGCAGCAGCTCACCTCCCGAGTTTGAGCGCGGTTGATCTTGATGTGTGGCATCCAGGCCGTTTCTCGTCATCTGTTACTAGTTAGCGCTAAGTATCTGCATCTAAAAATGTTGACAACCCCAGAGGGCTTATGTAGGATGGCCTGCAGAATACTCACGATCTCATCTAGGAGGGTGCTTGTGACCACCCGGTGGCAAGACTGTCAACTGATCATAGTGGGGGGTGGCGGCTCAGGGCTTGCGGCAGCGGTACGTGCACGAGAGGCTGGTCTTGAAGATGTGATGGTCTTGGAGAAAACACCGCGTCCCGGAGGCAATGCTCTCTTGGCTGTGGTCATGCTTGGCCTTGAAGGGGGCGCCGATGAATCAGATCTCCGGGCCAGTATTGACCAAGCTTTCCGCGCAACGATGGAAGCGGGCCGGTGGATCCTGAATCACCGTCTGGTACGCATGTTCTTGGAGAAACACCCGGAAGTAGTGGATTGGCTACGGCGTATGGGTGTGCCTTTCGTAGTAGGCGGTTTCGAGCTAAACGCAAAGAAGTTTACGGTTCTTCGTATGCCAAAGCGCTTCGGTGATTACAGGACAACCGACCCCTCTCGGGGCCCTGGATTTGCGGGCAGCGTTGTGGTTGAGCGACTCTTGGAAAAGTGTCGCAAACTCGGGGTAAATGTCGTCACCAACGCTCGGGTCACGAAGTTACTAATTGGAAACGATGGCGAAGTAACCGGGGTAGTGTTCCGCCACTCTGGCGAGGAGGTCAGCGCCAGCGGCGACGCTGTTGTGCTGGCAGCAGGCGGTTTTGGGGCCAACAAGGCTCTCATGGCAGAGTTGTTCCCAAACGAATTCCGCAACCCAGACTCCATTAACAACCTCTGTGTCGGAGCGTCCACTGGCGACGGGATACTCATGGCTCGAGAAATTGGCGCGCTCATAGGTGATGACCGCGATGCGGGGATAGTGGGGCCCGGTCATCACCCCTGGGCGTACAGTGTGCACGAAGCTCTTCTGCGACCAGAGACGGTTTGGGTAAACAAGCGCGGAGAACGGTTCGTCGACGAGAGTGTGGGGTTCGCTTCGTGCCAAGCATTGGTTAGACAGCCAGACGCGGTAATGTACGCGCTTCTTGATGAGGAACTCAAAGACTACATCAAGAAGCACCCCAACGACAGGCAGATCGCGATGGACGGACTTGGCTGGTTCGCCACTCTCGACGAAGACCTCAAAAGGGAAGCCGCATGGAGCCGCAGGGTAGTGTGCATTGCAGATACCTGGGAGGAGATCGCCTCATTTGTCGGGAGTTCTCCTGATGCTCTTAAACAAACAATCTACAGCTACAACCAGTTCTGCGAACAAGGGCGGGATGGGGACTTCCTAAAGGAGCCCAGGTTCTTGCGTCCTCTGCACACGCCACCTTTCTACGCCATTCTAGGGCTTCGGTTTTGCCACGGGACAGCCGGAGGCGTGTGTATTGATCACCAGCTGCGAGTTATCGGAAAAAACGGCAAGGTGATCAAGGGCTTGTACGCCACGGGCGACAATACCAGCGGATGGGTTGCTGAGTGGCATCTCCCCGGTACGACGCTTGCCTGGGCCTTCACCTCAGGGTACATGGCCGGGGAAAACGCCGCTGATTACATCTTAGGTCGAAGCGAAAGGGGGTGAGAAAGAAAGCCAGATAGTTGACTCTGCTGTGTCTTACGCATGGCACGACTAAAGGAAGAATCTTGGGAGGGAGGTCTTGCAGCATGAAACCTAGGCTGGTTCGTTTCTTTGTTGTGTTCTTGGCAGTTTTCAGCCTAGTTACTTTGATAGCGGCTGGCTGCGGTGAAGAGCAGAAACCAGTCTCTACGACAGGCGTCACCTCTGTATCGGGACCTGAAGGCTCCACTAGTACCGCGCCTGTTTCGACAGAACAGACAACATCCGGTGGCGAGACTTACACCATCAACTGGGTCACCGCAATGCAATCCACTACTCCGACCTTTGAGTGGATGCAGAAGTGGGCCGCATGGATGGAGAAGAAGAGCGGCGGCCGCCTGAAGTTTAACTTCCAGCCCGACGAGACGGTTCTCAAAGCCCCAGAGCTTTTGGACGGTGTTAAGAACGCCGTGGGGGACATGTCCGACATCTTCCTTGGGCTCTATTCGGGGCGCTTCCCCGTGACCGACGTAGTGTACCTGCCGTTCTTATTTGAGTACCCCGCAGGGCGGGCTCTGGGAGCCACAGTGACCGAGCTGGCCAAAAAATATCCGCAAATTCAAGCAGAATTTGAGGCGCAGGGGGTCAAACTTCTTGGCTTTATGCCCATGGGGGCTGGCGGCCAGATTCACCTTACTAACAAGCAAGTCAAGACTATGGCCGATCTCAAGGGTGTTTCCTTGGAAGCCCATGGAGGGGACGTCCTTAACGAAGTACTAAAGGCTCTCGGCGCCACTCCTGCATCCATCTCGCCCGCTGAGGGTTACGATGCCCTGTCCAAAGGCATCGTGGGCGGCATGGTTGGAGAGTATGAATTCATCATGAGCTCCGGTTTCTACGAGTTGATGAAGTACTCCGTCGAGGTTGGCGGGCTTAGTTTTGCGCTAGAAGCCGTCATCATGAATCTGGACTTCTGGAACAAGCTGCCGGCTGACTTGCAACAGCTGCTTGTCGAGGAAGGCATGAAAGCCTACTGTGAGGTGGCCGGCTACATTGTCGACAAGAACGACATGGGCTTCCGCACCAAACTTGACGAAGCTGAGAAAGCCAAAGGCGGGGGCATATACGTATTGCCGGCCGAAGAGCGGCAGCAGTGGAAGGACATTGCTGTCGCGAAGTGGGATCTGTGGAAAGGAGCTGCTGCCGCAACTGGAGCTCCGGCGGATCAGATCCTCATAGACGCTCAGTCCCTTGCAAAGCAGTTCTCCTATGGTTCGTACGCGACAGACTATCCAGAGAAAGTCCTTGCTGAGTGGGGGATGTAAGAGAGCGCTGTAACGAAGCGCGGCCGGTCCCCCGTCCTCACTTACGCGGAGGGCGGGGGACCGGCCGGGCAGCAGGTTCTATGTATTGGTCTAGGAGTGTTGCAAGGTGAGTCATGAGTACCAATGACAACTCCGATACCAGCCAGATGGCTGAAGCTCTTGCACCCCCAGGAACCGCGGGGCGCGCACTAGAGCGAGTACTACGAATCTGTCAACACTTGGGCATGATTGTGGTGCTGGCCCTCATGCTGGTGACAGTGGTCCAGGTGACCTCCCGGTATGTCTTCAATCATCCTTTCGAGGGGGTCGTTGACGTCTCCAGCATGATGGTGGTCAGTCTTGTCTTTTTGGCCGGACCATACAACTTCTTGGTGGATCGCCACATCCGGGTGGACATGGTCCTGAGACGGCTATCGCGGCCAACCCGAATAGGGATGGAACTCCTTATGGATGTCATATGTCTGGCGGCGGTGGGTCTGGCGTGCTGGTCC
This region includes:
- a CDS encoding DUF47 family protein codes for the protein MAKSRFDRIRRTFGGETTLEGAIEAMGKEREEQILERVARFADQVVVIVEKLRDVVEKFAADRYEELAQAAQELDRLESEADDSKEALLDELATGSVFPIHRADLARLVGSMDNIANLAAGAADRISMRRFSLPAQLNQQLVAMAETDLEAVRVLRDSVLAMGKDLREAIALARRVDKIESRADDIFAQMYREMFDMDTDYKTFHQLKAIIERLESIADRCCQNAELLRHMALEYLEEQ
- a CDS encoding carbon-nitrogen hydrolase family protein, coding for MLRIGLAQLNSRQNKAANLEAAGKAIDRLASLGADLILLPEMFNFHGLDQANAEAAEPIPGPSTLWAAEKAREHGVFLHCGSLAELRGEKVYNTSVVYDRSGREVARYSKLHLWDARTPDGLEYRESEWFSAGEQLTVFPCEGIVAGLAICYDLRFPELFRALADMGAQLFLIPAAFTVPTGISHWEPLLRARAIENGCYVAACGQWGPYARGRQNYGHSMVVDPWGMVIAQCSEGAGVVTADIDVDYVREVRERMPVLRHRRLDLFK
- a CDS encoding TetR family transcriptional regulator — translated: MIMAEDIPEVLSTSAVLRLTGLTRSALYFYIRQGLLPEPQRTESGRLLFSRDQVEILKQVVELRKQGLSVAEVRLRLEGHLLKSRAGNADLAARERERLRAAIIDAATEEFMAKGYKRTHVSAIMQKVGVTPQVFYAFFPSKLQLLAECFRSFIEKGSVLIEPQMVQYQDPVERAVRRLATDRRGDELGSMLAAAVRSEGKLDPVDEGPVAEAMQSVMKRFASELAKERPPGAPETPVPDELVVYGLVGALSFQSMRVSWGGEYTFADFLRANLFIYLSVLAAIRGEIDIYARLARYEELIQQVSAKASTNSSVETPGRTRSEE
- a CDS encoding FAD-dependent oxidoreductase, which translates into the protein MTTRWQDCQLIIVGGGGSGLAAAVRAREAGLEDVMVLEKTPRPGGNALLAVVMLGLEGGADESDLRASIDQAFRATMEAGRWILNHRLVRMFLEKHPEVVDWLRRMGVPFVVGGFELNAKKFTVLRMPKRFGDYRTTDPSRGPGFAGSVVVERLLEKCRKLGVNVVTNARVTKLLIGNDGEVTGVVFRHSGEEVSASGDAVVLAAGGFGANKALMAELFPNEFRNPDSINNLCVGASTGDGILMAREIGALIGDDRDAGIVGPGHHPWAYSVHEALLRPETVWVNKRGERFVDESVGFASCQALVRQPDAVMYALLDEELKDYIKKHPNDRQIAMDGLGWFATLDEDLKREAAWSRRVVCIADTWEEIASFVGSSPDALKQTIYSYNQFCEQGRDGDFLKEPRFLRPLHTPPFYAILGLRFCHGTAGGVCIDHQLRVIGKNGKVIKGLYATGDNTSGWVAEWHLPGTTLAWAFTSGYMAGENAADYILGRSERG
- the dctP gene encoding TRAP transporter substrate-binding protein DctP is translated as MKPRLVRFFVVFLAVFSLVTLIAAGCGEEQKPVSTTGVTSVSGPEGSTSTAPVSTEQTTSGGETYTINWVTAMQSTTPTFEWMQKWAAWMEKKSGGRLKFNFQPDETVLKAPELLDGVKNAVGDMSDIFLGLYSGRFPVTDVVYLPFLFEYPAGRALGATVTELAKKYPQIQAEFEAQGVKLLGFMPMGAGGQIHLTNKQVKTMADLKGVSLEAHGGDVLNEVLKALGATPASISPAEGYDALSKGIVGGMVGEYEFIMSSGFYELMKYSVEVGGLSFALEAVIMNLDFWNKLPADLQQLLVEEGMKAYCEVAGYIVDKNDMGFRTKLDEAEKAKGGGIYVLPAEERQQWKDIAVAKWDLWKGAAAATGAPADQILIDAQSLAKQFSYGSYATDYPEKVLAEWGM
- a CDS encoding TRAP transporter small permease, producing the protein MSTNDNSDTSQMAEALAPPGTAGRALERVLRICQHLGMIVVLALMLVTVVQVTSRYVFNHPFEGVVDVSSMMVVSLVFLAGPYNFLVDRHIRVDMVLRRLSRPTRIGMELLMDVICLAAVGLACWSTIKQGNAMAGTGQVSRTAHIPYYPFFYVVAFGWFLSALAVLGHMASLALEARGGRR